Within Saccharomonospora cyanea NA-134, the genomic segment TGCATGCGGTAACGCAACTGCCCCGCGCCGTCGCGCTCGTACGCGGTCACCAGGCCCGCGTCGACGAGTGCCTCCATGGCTCGGTCGGCGCGCTGCGGGCAGGCGGACCCGGTCAGTGACGCGGTGAAGGCCCACGGCGCGAGCGACTCGGCGCCGGTGAGCCCGAACAGCCGGAAGGCACGGCGGGCGTCATCGGGCAGAGCCGAGTAACCGGCAGAGAACGTGCTTCGCACGTCGAGCGAACCCACTCGTAACTCGTCGAGACGTGACCGCGCGCCGCGCAACCGCCGGGACAGCTCGGAAAGCGGCCAGCCGGGACGGGTGGCGAGCCGAGCGGCGACGACCCGGATCGCGAGCGGCAGGTACCCGCAGGAGGACAGCAACTCCTCCGCCGATCGCGGCTCGCTGTCCACCCGTTCACGGCCGACGAACCTGGCGAGCAGGGCCTTGGCGAAGTCCGGGTCCGGAAGGTCGACGTTGACGGCGGTGGTGCCCGGCAGCGCGGCCAGCGGGGTTCGCGACGTCACGAGCACGGCCGTGGACGAGGTTCCCGGCAGCAGCGGTGCTATCTGTTCCTCGTCGGCCGCGTCGTCCAGCACCACCAGGACGCGCCGGTCGGCCATCCTCGCGCGGTACATCGCCGCGCGTTCTGCCACCGAGGCCGGAATGACGGCTCCGTCCACGCCGAGCAGCCGCAGGAGTTCGCCGAGCAGGTCAGCGGGCGTCCTGGGGTCGTGTTCGCCACCACGCAACCGTACGAAGAGCTGGCCGTCGGGGTACTCCGGGCGGGCCAGGTGCGCCGCGCGCACGGCGACGGTGGTTTTGCCGACCCCCGGTGGGCCGCTCATCACCACGATGGACGGTGCCGAGCCCTTCCGGCGCAACGCGGCGTGGATGTCGGTCAGTTCCCGCTCTCGCCCGACGAAGTCCGCGATGTCCGGTGGGAGCTGGCATCCGGGTCCCGACGGTGACGGCTCGGCCGGACGCCACGTCCGCACCTCGGCCGGGCCCAGGGCCCGGAAGGTCGTGGGCTCCTCGTCGTGGAGGATCGCCAGGTGCAGGTCGCGTAGTTCGGGACCGGGTTCGACGCCGAGCTCGTCCACCAGCGTGGTGCGGGCTCTCGCGTAGACCTGGAGCGCCTCGGCGCGGCGACCCGAGTGGTGCAGGGCGGTCATCAACTGACGCCACGACCTCTCTCGGAGCGGTTCCGCTTCCACGAGGACGGTCAACTCGCTGATCACCTCGTCGTGCAGGCCCAGGTGCAGCCGGACCTCGACCCACTCCGCCCTGGCGCTGCGGGCTCGTTCCTCCAGCTCCGCGATCCGTGGCAGCGCGGCGTCGGCCAGTGGCGCGTTCTCTGCCGGCCTTCCGCGCCACAGCGTGAAAGCCCGCCCGAACTCGGAGTGCGCCACATCGAGTTCGCCCGCGGTGACCGCGCGCCGTGCCGAGCGCACCGCGTCCTCGAACTCGACCAGGTCGAGTCGGTGGCCGTCGAGCGGGATGCGGTAGGCCCGACCTTCGGGGGCGATGTCGACCGAGGCACGGCGCAACTGCGAGACGTAGGTCTGCACGTTGGCGACGGCCGATTTCGGTGGTTCGTCCCACAGCCACGCGACGATCCGCTCCCGCGGCACGGCGACGTCCGGATGGAGCAGCAGAGTGCTCACAACGGCGGATCGCTTGCCTCGTAACGGGACGGGACGACCGTCGAGTGAGGCGCGCACCGGCCCGAGGACCGCGAAGTCCATCTCGGTCACCTCCACGTGTACCGCTGTTGTGGCGACTCTATGGCGGATTTCGAGCGCTGCCCACAAAGCTGATGACACCCAGCCGGTTCACGGAGGAAGGAGGGTGACATGACCATCGAGGTTCGCAAGGTCGAGTCCGTCAAGGCGACGGGCTTCGAGGTCTGATCCACCTCGCGGTGGGGCGGGAGGTGCTCCTTTCCGCCCCACCCGGTTCCACCGACGGGAGACACGATGCGCGTAAAGCTGAAGGACTGCGCGTGGGAACGCCTCGGCGACGATCTCATCCTGGTGCACGACCCTCGGGAGGCGCTCACCCTCACGGACCCCGACGGCACCGTGCGGGCGCTCCTGGAGGCGTTGTCCGCCGCACCCGCCACGGCGGAGGAACTGGCCGCGCGGTTGCGTGATCGTGGCCTTGACCTCACAGCGGAGGACGTACGTGACGGGTTGAAGGGGCTC encodes:
- a CDS encoding AfsR/SARP family transcriptional regulator; amino-acid sequence: MDFAVLGPVRASLDGRPVPLRGKRSAVVSTLLLHPDVAVPRERIVAWLWDEPPKSAVANVQTYVSQLRRASVDIAPEGRAYRIPLDGHRLDLVEFEDAVRSARRAVTAGELDVAHSEFGRAFTLWRGRPAENAPLADAALPRIAELEERARSARAEWVEVRLHLGLHDEVISELTVLVEAEPLRERSWRQLMTALHHSGRRAEALQVYARARTTLVDELGVEPGPELRDLHLAILHDEEPTTFRALGPAEVRTWRPAEPSPSGPGCQLPPDIADFVGRERELTDIHAALRRKGSAPSIVVMSGPPGVGKTTVAVRAAHLARPEYPDGQLFVRLRGGEHDPRTPADLLGELLRLLGVDGAVIPASVAERAAMYRARMADRRVLVVLDDAADEEQIAPLLPGTSSTAVLVTSRTPLAALPGTTAVNVDLPDPDFAKALLARFVGRERVDSEPRSAEELLSSCGYLPLAIRVVAARLATRPGWPLSELSRRLRGARSRLDELRVGSLDVRSTFSAGYSALPDDARRAFRLFGLTGAESLAPWAFTASLTGSACPQRADRAMEALVDAGLVTAYERDGAGQLRYRMHALLRSYAQEHADAAHDPDNREDRTGLLRLAARAHARVVAASRQLPLPFAPPLPHHPPRSEPCLDDRLWSSAERATLLSLIEAVAPSALGTAVDLACDFTPHLVNDGFHDDAVRVLGTLVDKVSGTDPHAEARLRLVRADVEIDRGHVGVAGKEYRALLDSLRLHGEDHAAAYALTGLAACEVMSGALDVAGALSDEAAATFDAHGDAHGLLQAWLVRAGGLLQRGRHADAVTLCLRALSLPEARCGVHEAAFLRVLGIAWFESGSPRRSLPYYEESLRLSRELGWRKGERITLRRLGEARAALGEIDTAMALLEQCRAMFGEAGDVQGEALTAYSLGEAHRRRGDVRTALGHFVASVSLLGSQADPSWRARAAHAISRCRAALVGS